AATTTTAGAGAACATTAAAACTGAATATAGACAGCTAGAAAAAGATGTTAAGCGGTATAAAGGTAATATAGAAGAACACTTGAAGGTAATTGAACAGAAAGATAGGGACATAACAGTATATATTCAGAATATTAAAGACAAGGAAGATAAAATAGAAGAGTTATTTAGAGTATTAGAGAGTAAGGATGCAGACATTAAAATATATCTAGAGAATATAGAATTAAAAGATCAAAAAAATCAGGAACTTCTTGAAATTATTGAACTAAAGGACAGCATTATTAGTAGTCACTTAGATACTATATCTCAGAAGGGCATGATTATAGAGCAGTTTAGTGAAGTAGTAGAAACTAAAGAAAAAATTAAAGGAAGATTAGATAGTAGAATAGAAGATATGCAAGAAATTCTTAGTCAACTTAATGAAGTAATTAATCAATTAGAAATAGAACGATATGAGAAAGAAATAAAAGAAAACGAAATTAATAATTTAGAATCTAAAAATAGAGAACTTAGCACGAGTATGCAAAACAAAGAGCAGGAAATAAGTAAATTAGAAAATCAATTGAACTTGATATATATGTCAGGGTTTTGGAAGCTTGCTACAAGATACTATAGGATTAGAGATAATGTATGGCCTCTTAATAAAGTTTACCAATATGTTAAGAAAAAAAAACTTAGAAAAGCGCAAAACCTTCGTCTTTCAACAAACAATGAAAGCAACCAGACTGCTCATGAAGATTCGCTGTCCACATCTCCTTTAATAAAACAACAAAATATCGAAGCCAGTGGGAATATTACTTTTAAACCACACTTGGCTTCAAAAGATAGTTCAAAATACGATATTATATTCTTTTCCATTATAGACTGGGAATTTAGATATCAAAGACCCCAACATATCGCTTCATATATGGCTAATCAAGGATATAGAGTATTTTATTTTAATGTAAATTTTACTTCTTCGAATCTAGCCATTAAGGATAAAGGTGGTAATTTAAAAATTGTTACATTACCGAATGATCTTGGTAGTAGAATATATGACGTTGCGTTTGACCAACGCCTATCTCATATAGCTAATGAACTTAATCGTATTATTGTTGAATATGGTATTAAGAGTAGTGTCATATTTGTAGAATACCCAAACTGGCAACCTTTAGCTACCTATTTAAAAGACAAATATGGTTATAGGATTATTTTTGACTACTTAGATGACTTTACTGGATTCAATACAAATAATATAACTCTGGTAGAATATAATGATAAACTATTTGATAGTAGTGATCGAATTATAGCAACATCACAATTTTTACATGAAAAAGCTAAGATTAAGACAGAAGAAATTGATATAGTAAGAAATGGTACCGAATTTAGCCATTTCAATAAAGCTCATAAGTTAAGCAACAAAAAGGCAGAAGGTAAGTCTCCAGTTATCGGATACTATGGAGCGATTGCAGAGTGGTTTGACATGGGCAAAATAGAGTATTTGGCAAAAACCAGGCCGGATTGGGAGATTGTACTAATTGGAGATTATAGTTATGCGAATGTCAATGAAGCATCTAAACTTAGTAACATAAAGTTCTTAGGAGAAAAACCATATAAAGAGCTACCGGAATATCTTAAAAACTTTGATGTTTGTATTATTCCCTTTAAGGCAGATAGAGATCTAATAAAAGCAACAAATCCTGTGAAGTTTTATGAATACTTAAGTGCTGGGAAGAAGATTGTAGCAACAGAAATTCCTGAACTTATGGCTTTTAGCAACAAGTTTGTTTATCTAACAAATGACAATGAAAAGTTTGCTCAATATATAGAGAAGTGTTTAAATAATTCAGATGATTTAGCACCGTTAGAAGAAAAATTAGAATTTGCACGAAGTCAAGACTGGGAAAATAGATGCAAAGACATTCAGAAGATCATTAAAAAAACACATAAACTAGCCAGTATTATAATTGTCACATATAATAACTTAAAATATACAAAAGAATGTATCAATAGTATATTAGAGAAGACCTCCTATCCTAACTATGAGATTATTATTGTTGATAATCAATCAAAGGATGATACTGCAGAATATCTAAAAGAATTAGATAAGAATTATTCACACATCAAAGTAATTCTTAATGATGAAAATTATGGTTTTGCAAAAGGTAATAATGTAGGTATTAAAGAAGCTCAAGGAGACTATATTATTCTACTTAACAATGATACTGTAGTAACTAGAGGCTGGCTATCGGGATTAATAAAGCACTTAGATAGAGAGCAGCAACTAGGCTTAATTGGACCAGTCACGAATTCTATAGGAAATGAAGCAAAAATTAATGTACCATACACCAATATAAAAGATATGGATGACTTTGCTGAAGACTATACATCAAAAAATTTCAATACACTTTATCGAAATATAGAGGTTTTAGCTATGTTTTGTGTAGCTATGAGAAGAGATGTATTTGAGCAAGTAGGTTACTTAGATGAAACTTTTGGCATAGGAATGTTTGAAGATGATGATTATTCCTACAGAATAAAGGAGAAAGGCTACTATGTAGCATGTGCAGAGGATATATTTATTCATCATTATGGAAGTGCATCCTTCAGTAAGTTACAAGATAAAACATATAGGGAGCTATTCGAAAAAAACAAGAAGATATTTGAAGAAAAATGGAATATGAATTGGACACCGCATAGTTATAGGGAGGGGGTAAATTAGTATACCTATCATGAAAATCCTATATTTTTCTCCAATTTTATGGAA
The sequence above is drawn from the Clostridium formicaceticum genome and encodes:
- a CDS encoding glycosyltransferase, with product MDEFKYNYKIDMESDTTAAKVAKLVGYNKHVLDIGCATGYMAEVLEKHFNCDVVGIEIDQEAAKVAAKFCKKVIVGNIEELNLSKELDKCQFDVIIFSDVLEHLKNPWEVLSQIKGFLKRDGYIVASIPNITHSSVVLELLKGKFNYKERGLLDNTHLRFFTKESITDLFESIGYYIESIDRKRILPEDTEFNIELKEFPGEIIEYLKNNEEYTTYQFIIKAYKATEHKAIEMLRKKLVEKEKILENIKTEYRQLEKDVKRYKGNIEEHLKVIEQKDRDITVYIQNIKDKEDKIEELFRVLESKDADIKIYLENIELKDQKNQELLEIIELKDSIISSHLDTISQKGMIIEQFSEVVETKEKIKGRLDSRIEDMQEILSQLNEVINQLEIERYEKEIKENEINNLESKNRELSTSMQNKEQEISKLENQLNLIYMSGFWKLATRYYRIRDNVWPLNKVYQYVKKKKLRKAQNLRLSTNNESNQTAHEDSLSTSPLIKQQNIEASGNITFKPHLASKDSSKYDIIFFSIIDWEFRYQRPQHIASYMANQGYRVFYFNVNFTSSNLAIKDKGGNLKIVTLPNDLGSRIYDVAFDQRLSHIANELNRIIVEYGIKSSVIFVEYPNWQPLATYLKDKYGYRIIFDYLDDFTGFNTNNITLVEYNDKLFDSSDRIIATSQFLHEKAKIKTEEIDIVRNGTEFSHFNKAHKLSNKKAEGKSPVIGYYGAIAEWFDMGKIEYLAKTRPDWEIVLIGDYSYANVNEASKLSNIKFLGEKPYKELPEYLKNFDVCIIPFKADRDLIKATNPVKFYEYLSAGKKIVATEIPELMAFSNKFVYLTNDNEKFAQYIEKCLNNSDDLAPLEEKLEFARSQDWENRCKDIQKIIKKTHKLASIIIVTYNNLKYTKECINSILEKTSYPNYEIIIVDNQSKDDTAEYLKELDKNYSHIKVILNDENYGFAKGNNVGIKEAQGDYIILLNNDTVVTRGWLSGLIKHLDREQQLGLIGPVTNSIGNEAKINVPYTNIKDMDDFAEDYTSKNFNTLYRNIEVLAMFCVAMRRDVFEQVGYLDETFGIGMFEDDDYSYRIKEKGYYVACAEDIFIHHYGSASFSKLQDKTYRELFEKNKKIFEEKWNMNWTPHSYREGVN